From Novipirellula galeiformis, the proteins below share one genomic window:
- the serC gene encoding 3-phosphoserine/phosphohydroxythreonine transaminase, whose product MSATATAQRVFNFSAGPAAMPLSVLQQLQDEMLCLPGAGCSLMEMSHRDQAFIDILHDAENSIRSLLNINDDYAVLFLQGGATLQFSMIPANLIRGTDKVAQYLVTGAWGKKAVGEAKKEGNVEVIYDAKESNYNHVPKAADYQVRDDAGYLYYCSNETIQGVQFQEEPESPAGVPLICDASSDFLSRPLDIRKYGMLYACAQKNAGPAGVTVVIVRRDLIDAGQPDLPGYLNYKNHAEADSEWNTPPTFAIYALGKVARWLVDDIGGLDAMAKLNQEKSQLLYDVVDAHGDFYQGHAVDCCRSKMNVTFNLPSDELLKKFVSEASAHNLASLKGHRSVGGIRASVYNAMPLEGAQTLAKFMTDFAKKNG is encoded by the coding sequence ATGAGTGCTACCGCGACTGCTCAGCGCGTCTTCAACTTTTCCGCTGGACCTGCTGCGATGCCGCTTTCGGTACTCCAGCAACTTCAAGACGAAATGCTTTGCCTGCCGGGCGCGGGATGCTCGTTGATGGAGATGAGCCATCGCGACCAAGCATTTATCGACATTTTGCACGATGCCGAGAATAGCATTCGGTCGCTGTTGAACATCAATGACGACTATGCCGTGCTGTTTCTGCAAGGCGGTGCGACGCTGCAATTCTCGATGATTCCCGCAAACCTGATCCGCGGTACCGACAAGGTCGCGCAATACTTGGTCACCGGAGCGTGGGGCAAAAAGGCGGTCGGCGAAGCCAAAAAGGAAGGCAATGTCGAAGTCATCTACGACGCCAAAGAGTCGAATTACAACCATGTCCCTAAGGCCGCTGACTACCAAGTCCGCGATGACGCCGGGTATTTGTACTACTGCAGCAACGAAACGATCCAAGGGGTTCAGTTCCAAGAAGAACCTGAGAGCCCCGCTGGCGTCCCGTTGATCTGTGACGCTTCGAGCGATTTCCTCTCGCGTCCCTTGGACATCCGCAAGTACGGCATGCTTTACGCTTGTGCTCAAAAGAACGCAGGCCCCGCTGGCGTGACCGTCGTGATTGTGCGTCGCGATTTGATCGACGCCGGGCAACCCGATTTACCGGGTTATTTGAATTACAAGAACCACGCTGAAGCGGATTCCGAGTGGAATACCCCGCCAACCTTCGCCATTTACGCGCTTGGCAAAGTCGCTCGCTGGCTCGTCGATGACATTGGCGGCCTCGACGCGATGGCAAAATTAAACCAAGAAAAATCGCAACTGCTTTACGATGTCGTCGATGCCCACGGTGATTTCTACCAAGGGCATGCGGTTGATTGCTGCCGATCGAAAATGAACGTCACGTTCAACCTCCCCAGCGACGAATTGCTGAAAAAGTTTGTTAGCGAAGCGAGCGCTCACAACCTGGCCAGCTTAAAAGGGCACCGCAGCGTCGGCGGCATCCGAGCCAGTGTTTACAATGCGATGCCGCTCGAAGGTGCCCAAACATTGGCAAAATTCATGACCGATTTTGCCAAAAAGAACGGCTAG
- a CDS encoding FliA/WhiG family RNA polymerase sigma factor: MAATVTTDDEILQVWQDFKKITKDAADYEDLRNRLVERFMPLVRYNGERIWQRLPDGVELDDLISAGIFGLMDAIDAYDMERGVKFETYCVPRIRGAMLDELRTMDWVPRLVRSKASKLATAKKELETKHGRAPTNLELSEKMEIPLAELEKMQSDANAVGVVSLNKKWYETDSYKDVREIDVLEDKKGEDPTIRVQKNDLMRLVTKGLNRNERLIIILYYYEELTMKEIGATLDLSESRVSQMHTSIVNRLQQQLGPRRIEFGA, encoded by the coding sequence ATGGCAGCGACAGTCACAACCGACGATGAGATTCTACAAGTCTGGCAAGACTTCAAGAAAATCACCAAGGACGCAGCGGACTACGAAGACTTACGCAATCGGTTGGTCGAGCGTTTCATGCCACTGGTTCGCTATAACGGCGAACGGATTTGGCAACGACTTCCTGATGGAGTCGAACTCGATGACTTGATCAGCGCCGGCATCTTCGGCCTGATGGACGCCATCGATGCGTACGACATGGAACGCGGCGTTAAGTTCGAAACGTATTGTGTGCCACGAATTCGGGGTGCCATGCTTGACGAACTTCGCACCATGGACTGGGTCCCCCGCTTGGTGCGCAGCAAAGCCAGCAAGCTGGCCACGGCCAAAAAGGAACTCGAAACCAAACATGGCCGGGCTCCAACTAACTTGGAACTTTCCGAGAAGATGGAGATCCCTCTCGCTGAACTCGAAAAGATGCAATCCGACGCCAATGCGGTCGGCGTCGTCTCGTTGAACAAGAAGTGGTACGAAACGGACAGCTACAAAGATGTCCGTGAAATCGACGTTCTTGAAGACAAGAAGGGCGAAGACCCAACGATCCGTGTGCAAAAGAATGACTTGATGCGATTGGTCACCAAAGGACTCAACCGCAACGAACGATTGATCATCATTCTTTATTACTACGAAGAACTCACGATGAAAGAAATCGGTGCAACCCTCGATCTTTCCGAGTCTCGCGTTAGCCAGATGCACACGTCGATTGTGAACCGATTGCAACAGCAACTCGGACCACGCCGAATCGAATTCGGTGCTTAA
- a CDS encoding S1 family peptidase yields the protein MTLLRPHGVLSPICYALFASLTFVTSMTQTARADADKYSKTLQSTVWIITSDAENETSTGTGVFVDVDKRLVLTNAHVVGDSRSAVIFFADVRNGLPEVKRKHYLDNVLKLAQPGKVVAVDRKRDLALIQLPKVPDRAKVIELADASTKPGSAVDVIGNPGGSDVLWVNTSGTVRSVYDKKFKSNHGEHDFKVVEIQSPIKPGDSGGPVVDNEGKLVAIAQSFSPESPLISYCVDVTEIKAFMDGSWKEAPLPTKDLLDAANITHTKHSTGHYQVEQEISKGKKQAVFVAKETEYFKRADVRKIWSLVSVSKDAPTSELMMRLLRQSSATKMGSWAVEKNSSGEHMILFVAKLDATAPSEAVQGTIEYVARIAGAMHKELNPSKDEKTAKETLASWLAK from the coding sequence ATGACCCTTCTCCGACCCCACGGCGTCCTTTCGCCAATCTGTTACGCCTTGTTCGCATCGTTGACGTTTGTCACATCGATGACGCAAACCGCACGAGCCGACGCGGACAAGTACAGCAAAACCCTGCAATCAACCGTCTGGATTATCACCAGCGACGCGGAAAACGAAACCTCCACCGGAACCGGAGTCTTCGTCGACGTGGACAAGCGACTCGTGCTCACCAACGCTCATGTGGTTGGCGACAGCCGCTCGGCAGTGATCTTTTTTGCCGATGTCCGAAACGGGCTGCCCGAGGTCAAACGAAAGCATTACCTCGACAACGTGCTGAAACTCGCTCAGCCCGGTAAGGTCGTCGCGGTCGACCGCAAACGCGATTTGGCCCTCATTCAACTGCCCAAAGTGCCCGATCGTGCCAAGGTGATCGAGTTGGCGGACGCCAGCACTAAGCCCGGATCGGCGGTTGATGTGATCGGAAACCCCGGCGGCAGCGACGTTTTGTGGGTCAACACCTCGGGAACCGTTCGCTCGGTGTACGATAAAAAATTCAAATCCAACCACGGCGAACATGATTTCAAAGTGGTCGAGATCCAAAGCCCGATCAAACCTGGCGACAGCGGCGGACCCGTCGTCGACAACGAAGGCAAATTGGTCGCAATCGCCCAATCGTTTTCGCCGGAAAGCCCATTGATTAGCTACTGTGTCGATGTGACTGAAATCAAAGCGTTCATGGACGGATCGTGGAAAGAAGCCCCGCTGCCGACCAAAGATCTGTTGGACGCCGCAAACATCACGCACACCAAGCATTCGACCGGTCACTACCAAGTCGAGCAGGAGATTTCCAAAGGCAAGAAACAAGCCGTTTTTGTGGCCAAAGAGACGGAGTACTTCAAACGAGCCGATGTGCGGAAGATCTGGTCACTCGTTTCGGTGTCCAAAGACGCTCCGACCAGCGAGTTGATGATGCGGCTGCTTCGTCAAAGTTCGGCAACAAAAATGGGCTCGTGGGCAGTGGAAAAGAACTCGTCCGGTGAACACATGATCCTCTTTGTTGCCAAGCTCGATGCCACCGCACCGTCGGAAGCCGTTCAAGGAACGATCGAGTATGTCGCCCGCATTGCCGGGGCGATGCACAAGGAACTGAATCCAAGCAAAGACGAGAAAACAGCGAAAGAAACGTTGGCATCGTGGCTCGCCAAATAA
- a CDS encoding flagellar biosynthesis protein FlhF, protein MHIRTFRAASLQDALEEIRQQMGTDASVLHTRQVRDGWMGWLGRTYVEVTAGLRDSTHTSTSDSLHEDRTEGSTLGDEHESPRRSMFMHSSSMLAGPLQAYREQLIEAGVAASTADRWLQATESFAAGLGESHGPPWMEHLQRSITRELRLAGPIRTQPGSKHIVALVGPTGVGKTTTIAKLAAGFRIEERRRVGLVTIDTFRIAAVQQLEAYAEIMDLPMEVVEKPAQMQPAIERLGDVDLVLIDTAGRSPASDARIDQLVELLQMAQPDETHLVMAATSSVATLRSVLRGFAPARPTAAILTKLDEATSTAGVLSAITASDQFPGIPMSYITHGQQVPDDIQVANAETLLSRLMPNTLQSQHLDAA, encoded by the coding sequence ATGCATATTCGCACTTTCCGAGCCGCCAGCCTTCAAGATGCCCTTGAAGAGATCCGCCAGCAAATGGGCACGGATGCCTCGGTGCTGCATACTCGTCAAGTCCGTGATGGATGGATGGGTTGGCTTGGCCGTACTTACGTCGAAGTGACTGCGGGACTACGCGATTCCACTCACACGTCGACGTCGGATTCCCTTCACGAAGACCGCACCGAGGGATCCACTCTCGGCGACGAACATGAATCACCACGGCGCAGCATGTTCATGCACTCGTCGTCGATGTTGGCCGGACCGCTGCAAGCGTACCGTGAGCAATTGATCGAAGCCGGGGTCGCGGCGAGCACCGCGGATCGCTGGCTGCAAGCGACGGAGAGTTTTGCAGCGGGGCTGGGAGAATCTCACGGCCCACCGTGGATGGAACACTTACAACGCTCGATCACTCGCGAACTTCGCCTAGCCGGTCCGATTCGAACTCAACCCGGTTCCAAACACATTGTCGCCCTGGTTGGCCCGACGGGCGTCGGCAAAACCACCACGATTGCAAAGTTAGCAGCGGGATTCCGCATCGAGGAACGACGCCGCGTTGGCTTAGTCACCATCGATACATTCCGCATCGCGGCGGTCCAGCAACTTGAGGCCTACGCCGAGATCATGGACTTGCCGATGGAGGTGGTCGAAAAGCCAGCCCAAATGCAACCCGCCATTGAACGGCTCGGCGACGTCGACTTGGTACTGATTGATACCGCGGGCCGAAGCCCAGCGAGCGACGCCAGGATCGACCAATTGGTGGAGTTGTTGCAAATGGCGCAGCCCGATGAAACGCACTTAGTGATGGCGGCGACTAGCTCGGTCGCCACACTCCGTTCGGTGTTGCGTGGGTTTGCTCCCGCGCGACCGACCGCCGCGATCTTGACCAAGCTTGATGAAGCGACCAGCACGGCGGGAGTGCTCTCGGCGATCACAGCATCGGATCAGTTTCCGGGCATCCCGATGAGCTACATCACGCATGGACAACAAGTCCCGGACGACATTCAAGTTGCCAACGCCGAAACGTTGCTGTCGCGTCTGATGCCAAACACACTACAAAGCCAACATTTAGACGCAGCCTAA
- a CDS encoding ThuA domain-containing protein, producing the protein MNLRAVACLLIACCLSPHAIAEPLPPHLVMLIAEREYETEKTLPKFAEQHLQKAFRTSLVFADKEDRNTLVGSEAIRDADVLLVSVRRRALPKSQLKLIRDHVAQGKPVIGIRTANHAFALRNEASPPGHDQWLAWDREVFGGNYSGHYKDTLITTVTIRNDNSIPATLLSDIKTESFVSRGSLYKVAPLADGAVVLMDGKVEGQGSEPIAWTFTRADGGKSFYTSLGYRDDFAAEVLPQLLLNAIHWSLEK; encoded by the coding sequence ATGAACTTGCGAGCCGTTGCGTGCTTACTGATTGCTTGTTGTTTGTCTCCCCACGCGATCGCGGAACCGCTCCCTCCGCATCTGGTGATGTTGATCGCAGAACGAGAATATGAAACGGAGAAAACGCTGCCCAAGTTTGCCGAACAACATCTCCAAAAGGCCTTCCGCACCTCGCTGGTGTTTGCCGACAAGGAAGACAGAAACACGCTTGTGGGTAGCGAAGCGATCCGTGACGCCGATGTCTTGCTGGTCAGTGTCCGGCGACGCGCCCTACCCAAATCTCAATTGAAATTAATCCGCGACCACGTTGCCCAAGGCAAACCGGTGATTGGGATCCGTACCGCCAATCATGCCTTTGCCTTACGCAATGAAGCCTCGCCCCCGGGTCACGACCAATGGCTCGCCTGGGACCGCGAGGTGTTCGGCGGCAACTACAGCGGGCACTATAAAGATACGCTCATAACCACCGTCACCATTCGCAACGACAATTCGATCCCGGCAACATTGCTCTCCGACATTAAAACGGAATCATTTGTCTCCAGGGGCTCACTCTACAAAGTCGCCCCGCTAGCCGACGGCGCGGTGGTTTTGATGGACGGCAAAGTAGAGGGGCAGGGGAGTGAACCGATTGCATGGACCTTCACGCGGGCAGACGGTGGCAAGTCGTTCTACACCTCTCTGGGCTATCGCGACGATTTCGCAGCGGAAGTGCTGCCGCAACTGCTCCTCAACGCAATCCACTGGTCGCTTGAGAAGTAA
- the flhA gene encoding flagellar biosynthesis protein FlhA, translating into MLSALLRYRDLVLPVGIIGCLIVILVPLPAIVMDLLLAANITIGVIILLTTIYVSTPLEFSIFPSLLLATTLARLVLNVATTRLILTGADTLKMEAAGGVIQNFGEFVAGDRIEVGIIIFLIIVLIQFIVITKGSTRISEVAARFALDGMPGRQMAIDADLNAGLIDEKEAQRRREEVSSQADFYGAMDGASKFVRGDAIAGIVITVVNVIGGLYIGVMHAGMTITEAGALFTKLTIGDGLVSQVPALFISLAAGLLVTRSTQKVNLPVQFLQQLFGNPKALTVAGCFLLLLIVTSLPTIPMATLGAGCIGLAIVMNRNNTREVDEKQVRDQAEKAAAAAPPEKRVEDFLTIDPMEMTIGLGLLSLADPGRGGDLMQRITGVRNSIASDIGIVLPKVRVRDEMSLDESEYEIRIAGNTIARAIVRPDKLLAIDSGQTTGTITGEPTRDPTFGEPAVWIDPMRREQAAIYGYTTVEPGAVLATHLQEIARRHADELLSRDATKHLIDELKEVSPAVVDELIPGAMKISEVQQVLHLLLREDVPIRQLSIILETLGDFASRTKDPVLLCEYVRHRLARTISTRYRDEHNQLHVLALDPAMEDRIAAGIEHTERGLFVRMSPQAVDLTCERIQEAVKKLITAGYPPILLVSPRIRPGLRQITSPSMPRLRILSYNEVTQDTKIESHGVVSDT; encoded by the coding sequence GTGCTGTCAGCTCTACTTCGTTACCGCGATTTAGTTTTGCCAGTGGGGATCATCGGCTGCTTGATCGTCATCCTCGTGCCGCTGCCGGCAATCGTGATGGACCTGCTACTCGCAGCCAACATCACCATCGGGGTCATCATCCTATTGACGACGATTTATGTCTCCACGCCCCTCGAATTCAGTATTTTCCCTTCGCTGCTGCTGGCGACCACGCTTGCCCGTTTGGTATTGAACGTCGCCACAACGCGACTGATTTTAACCGGGGCGGACACGCTGAAGATGGAAGCTGCCGGCGGCGTGATCCAGAATTTTGGCGAATTTGTCGCGGGGGATCGAATCGAAGTCGGGATCATTATCTTTTTGATCATCGTCTTGATTCAATTCATCGTGATTACCAAGGGTTCGACCCGGATCAGTGAAGTTGCGGCACGGTTTGCGTTGGATGGGATGCCAGGTCGCCAAATGGCGATTGACGCCGATTTGAACGCCGGGCTGATCGATGAAAAGGAAGCTCAGCGCCGCCGTGAAGAGGTGAGTTCCCAGGCCGATTTCTACGGGGCAATGGATGGTGCTAGCAAGTTCGTCCGTGGCGACGCGATCGCGGGGATTGTGATCACGGTCGTCAACGTCATCGGTGGCTTGTATATCGGCGTGATGCATGCCGGTATGACGATCACCGAAGCGGGCGCCTTATTTACCAAGTTAACGATTGGCGACGGATTGGTCAGCCAAGTCCCGGCCCTTTTTATCTCGCTGGCGGCCGGTTTGCTGGTCACGCGGAGCACTCAAAAGGTCAACCTACCGGTCCAATTCCTGCAACAACTCTTTGGCAACCCCAAGGCATTGACGGTCGCCGGTTGCTTTTTGCTGCTGTTGATCGTGACCAGCCTTCCGACGATTCCAATGGCAACGCTCGGAGCAGGGTGCATCGGGTTAGCGATCGTGATGAACCGCAACAACACCCGTGAAGTGGACGAGAAACAAGTTCGCGACCAAGCCGAGAAAGCGGCTGCGGCGGCTCCTCCTGAAAAACGAGTCGAAGACTTTTTAACGATCGACCCGATGGAGATGACGATCGGTCTTGGGTTGCTGAGCTTAGCCGACCCCGGACGTGGCGGCGACTTAATGCAACGGATCACGGGAGTCCGCAACTCGATCGCCTCGGACATTGGCATCGTGTTGCCGAAAGTTCGCGTGCGAGACGAGATGAGTTTAGACGAAAGCGAATACGAGATCCGCATTGCTGGCAATACGATTGCCCGCGCGATCGTACGTCCCGACAAATTGCTGGCAATCGACAGCGGCCAAACCACTGGCACCATTACCGGCGAGCCCACCCGCGACCCCACGTTCGGCGAACCGGCGGTTTGGATCGACCCGATGCGTCGCGAACAGGCCGCGATTTACGGCTACACGACGGTGGAACCCGGCGCCGTCTTGGCGACCCATTTGCAAGAGATTGCCCGCCGTCATGCCGATGAATTGCTCTCGCGTGACGCGACGAAGCATTTAATTGACGAACTCAAAGAGGTCTCGCCCGCAGTCGTCGACGAATTGATCCCAGGGGCGATGAAGATCAGCGAAGTCCAGCAGGTGCTACACCTCCTGCTTCGTGAAGATGTCCCGATTCGCCAACTCAGTATCATTCTCGAAACGCTTGGCGATTTTGCATCCCGCACCAAAGACCCCGTTTTGTTGTGCGAGTACGTTCGGCACCGCTTGGCCCGGACGATTAGCACTCGCTATCGCGACGAACACAATCAATTGCATGTGCTTGCCCTCGATCCAGCGATGGAAGATCGGATTGCCGCAGGCATCGAACATACCGAACGAGGACTTTTTGTGAGAATGAGTCCGCAAGCGGTAGACCTCACTTGCGAAAGAATCCAAGAAGCCGTTAAGAAACTGATTACCGCTGGCTATCCGCCGATTTTGTTGGTCAGTCCTCGCATCCGCCCAGGGCTTCGCCAAATCACATCGCCGTCGATGCCACGATTAAGAATCCTGTCGTACAACGAAGTGACTCAGGACACGAAGATTGAATCGCACGGAGTCGTGAGTGATACCTAA
- a CDS encoding type III secretion system chaperone produces the protein MRYLFSFAVLAALFCGNAQVHADDNLFSEVAMESVFEKQVATVKDVATITDGETTQRIVGVSSLIQVLKAAGFEPREEQGSATFKLNHAQWIFPVSMTVFVDEDRIACEMSLVKMEDDASFDKETLLKLLVSNTATQGGYFAFDQENKRIQLRVSLSNRAVTARQLKADLTQLAILAERKSDIWSKSNSKPSTSVAPAIPTHGASSAKPRLSLAGTWSASLNSGEAFALRLNSEGTFQLVHMKSGKSTSSKGKVTRVDDKLTLIGDDKITLNCTVNQTVADKFQLAVNDAKGNVAIKLDFTNAK, from the coding sequence ATGCGTTACCTATTCTCTTTTGCAGTGCTTGCTGCTTTGTTTTGTGGCAATGCACAGGTCCACGCGGATGACAATTTGTTTTCCGAAGTCGCGATGGAGTCCGTCTTTGAGAAACAGGTTGCGACAGTAAAAGACGTTGCCACGATCACTGACGGAGAAACAACGCAGCGGATTGTGGGCGTTTCCTCGCTGATCCAGGTTTTGAAGGCCGCCGGATTTGAGCCCCGCGAAGAACAGGGATCGGCGACGTTCAAACTCAATCACGCCCAATGGATTTTTCCCGTTTCGATGACGGTGTTTGTCGACGAAGATCGCATCGCTTGCGAAATGTCGCTCGTCAAAATGGAAGACGATGCGTCGTTTGACAAAGAAACACTGCTGAAATTGCTGGTCTCCAACACCGCAACCCAGGGCGGCTATTTCGCGTTTGATCAAGAAAACAAGCGAATCCAGTTGCGAGTCTCGCTCAGCAACCGAGCTGTTACGGCGCGTCAATTGAAGGCGGATCTGACCCAGTTGGCGATTTTGGCAGAGCGAAAGTCCGATATCTGGTCCAAAAGCAATTCCAAACCGTCGACCTCAGTCGCCCCGGCAATACCAACCCACGGCGCGAGTTCAGCCAAGCCCCGCTTGTCGTTAGCAGGAACATGGTCGGCATCGCTGAACAGCGGCGAAGCGTTCGCACTTCGATTAAACAGTGAAGGCACGTTCCAATTGGTCCACATGAAATCGGGAAAATCGACCTCCTCGAAAGGCAAAGTGACCCGCGTCGACGACAAGCTGACTTTGATCGGAGACGACAAAATCACGCTAAATTGCACGGTCAATCAGACCGTGGCTGACAAATTCCAGCTGGCCGTCAACGACGCCAAGGGCAACGTGGCAATCAAGCTCGATTTCACCAACGCCAAGTAA
- the serA gene encoding phosphoglycerate dehydrogenase, producing the protein MHRILVLDNIAQEGLDLLDAHPNVEYEVRTGLSGEDLRTALNEFDGAILRSGVKITPESLEGNTRMRALVRAGVGTDNIDKAAATRRGIVVMNTPAGNTVSTAEHAFALMLALSRNIPAANQGLVEGRWDRKKYMGTQMAGKTLGVVGMGRIGREVASRAIAFDMNVIAFDPFLTDEQAASIGVKRVATVDEMLPQIDYLTVHTPLTPETTGLISHAQLDKVKPGLRVVNAARGGIYNIDALVEGLKSGRLGGVALDVYEDEPCTDNPLFGMPNVVCTPHLGASTEEAQTQVAVEGIHLLINYLETGEIRHSVNVAALDPKTLAELRGFLNVAHRLGLLACQWHGGGIDHVSISYRGEIAGKDTRVVNNAFCAGLLERIVDDANIVNSEMLLRERGIELSEEKHRDKGAFSSSITVTVSGSGRSIVVGGAVLGQNMPRLITLDEYRLESFLDGKLMVFAHKDVPGIIGRVGTVFGTHGINIAQMAVGREGNAPGGTAIGVLNIDGEVSAEALEEVESIEAITQIKMIDLPKAGELPSWLS; encoded by the coding sequence ATGCACCGTATTCTCGTCCTCGACAACATTGCCCAAGAAGGTCTCGATCTCCTCGACGCTCACCCGAACGTCGAGTACGAGGTCCGTACGGGGCTTTCCGGTGAAGACTTACGAACCGCGCTGAACGAGTTTGACGGCGCAATCCTTCGTAGCGGAGTGAAGATCACTCCCGAATCGCTCGAAGGCAACACGCGGATGCGTGCCTTGGTGCGAGCGGGCGTGGGGACCGATAATATCGACAAAGCTGCAGCGACCCGTCGCGGCATCGTCGTGATGAACACGCCGGCGGGAAATACCGTCAGCACGGCAGAGCACGCGTTCGCACTGATGTTGGCCCTCAGCCGCAACATTCCGGCCGCCAACCAAGGGCTCGTCGAAGGACGCTGGGACCGTAAAAAATACATGGGCACCCAAATGGCCGGCAAAACGCTCGGCGTCGTGGGGATGGGGCGAATCGGCCGCGAAGTCGCCTCGCGCGCAATCGCGTTTGACATGAACGTGATCGCCTTTGACCCCTTCCTGACCGACGAACAAGCCGCCTCGATCGGGGTCAAACGCGTCGCCACAGTCGACGAGATGCTTCCGCAAATCGATTACCTCACCGTCCACACCCCGCTGACCCCCGAAACCACGGGATTGATCAGCCATGCTCAGCTCGACAAAGTCAAACCGGGCTTGCGTGTCGTGAACGCGGCTCGCGGTGGCATTTACAACATCGATGCGTTGGTCGAAGGGCTCAAGAGCGGCCGACTCGGCGGCGTTGCCCTAGACGTCTACGAAGACGAACCTTGCACCGACAACCCGCTGTTTGGCATGCCCAACGTAGTCTGCACGCCGCATCTCGGTGCCAGCACCGAAGAGGCCCAAACCCAAGTGGCCGTCGAAGGCATTCACTTGTTAATCAACTACTTAGAAACCGGCGAAATCCGCCACAGCGTTAATGTCGCCGCGCTGGACCCCAAGACGCTCGCCGAACTTCGCGGCTTTTTGAATGTCGCTCATCGGCTTGGCCTGCTCGCATGCCAATGGCACGGCGGCGGCATCGATCATGTGTCGATCTCGTATCGTGGCGAAATTGCCGGCAAAGACACTCGCGTGGTCAATAACGCGTTCTGCGCCGGGTTGCTCGAACGAATCGTCGATGACGCCAACATCGTCAATTCAGAAATGTTGTTGCGTGAACGTGGCATTGAACTCTCCGAAGAAAAACATCGCGACAAGGGCGCGTTCTCTTCGAGCATTACGGTGACCGTTTCCGGCAGCGGTCGCAGCATTGTCGTGGGCGGAGCGGTGCTCGGACAAAACATGCCACGCTTGATCACCCTTGACGAATATCGCTTGGAATCCTTCCTCGATGGCAAGTTGATGGTCTTCGCACACAAAGACGTCCCCGGCATCATCGGTCGCGTGGGAACCGTGTTCGGAACCCATGGAATCAACATCGCGCAAATGGCCGTTGGCCGCGAAGGCAACGCACCCGGCGGAACCGCAATTGGCGTGCTGAACATCGATGGTGAAGTCTCGGCCGAAGCACTCGAAGAAGTCGAAAGCATCGAAGCGATCACGCAGATCAAAATGATCGATCTGCCGAAAGCGGGCGAACTGCCCAGTTGGTTGTCGTAG